A stretch of the Mesorhizobium shangrilense genome encodes the following:
- the nifA gene encoding nif-specific transcriptional activator NifA, giving the protein MAHALRDRIDEIGPRNILPEPRINSIHEADISLRGIYEISKVLTAPARLEITIANVVNTLSSVVQMRHGAIVVLNAKAEPEITATAGSSHPPQSGIGRAIPQAAIDRIVATGAPLVIHDVSKSELFQADFQPASSGDTIPIAFIGIPVKAEHEILGTLSIDRVDDEISSPCDKDVRFLTIVADLIGRTIRLHRILSMDQQRFIEEQRRPEKWLDEERIDPAQHVKVDGIIGESPALKQVLETVKVVARTNSTVLLRGESGTGKEFFAQAIHKLSPRGKKAFVKLNCAALSESVLESELFGHEKGAFTGAISQRAGRFELANGGTLLLDEIGEISPAFQAKLLRVLQEGELERVGGTRTLQVDVRLICATNKDLETAVLDGEFRADLYYRINVVPIILPPLRERAGDIPRLANAFLDRFNKENHRELAFAPSALDLISQCYFPGNVRELENCVQRTATLARSRTITPSDFACKNSQCLSSLLWKAGYRSHGRNAVDELSRRDTMPVRRIGAPEGEVSPVKVVYPNDPACPAIGPHLTERDRLTDAMEKAGWVQAKAARILGLTPRQVGYALRRHGIEVKKF; this is encoded by the coding sequence ATGGCTCACGCACTGCGAGATCGGATCGATGAAATAGGACCTCGGAACATCCTGCCTGAACCACGGATCAACTCCATTCACGAAGCGGATATCTCGCTCAGGGGAATCTACGAGATATCGAAGGTCCTGACCGCCCCCGCCCGGCTCGAGATCACGATTGCCAATGTCGTGAATACCCTCTCCTCAGTTGTGCAAATGCGTCATGGAGCAATCGTTGTCCTGAACGCTAAAGCGGAGCCGGAGATTACCGCAACCGCCGGCAGCTCCCACCCACCTCAATCAGGAATTGGCCGCGCCATACCGCAAGCCGCGATAGACCGGATCGTCGCTACGGGGGCGCCGCTCGTCATACACGATGTTAGCAAGTCCGAACTATTTCAGGCTGACTTTCAACCGGCTTCGAGCGGCGACACAATCCCAATTGCCTTCATCGGTATCCCAGTAAAGGCTGAGCACGAGATCCTTGGGACATTGTCCATCGACCGCGTCGATGACGAGATCAGCTCCCCCTGCGACAAGGACGTACGCTTCCTAACCATCGTCGCCGACCTTATCGGCCGGACCATTCGTCTCCATCGCATCCTGAGTATGGATCAACAGCGGTTCATCGAGGAGCAGAGGAGACCGGAGAAATGGCTCGACGAGGAGAGGATCGACCCAGCCCAGCATGTTAAGGTCGACGGGATCATCGGGGAAAGTCCTGCACTCAAGCAGGTGCTCGAAACTGTAAAGGTCGTGGCAAGGACGAATTCCACCGTGCTTCTGCGGGGCGAAAGCGGCACCGGCAAGGAGTTCTTTGCCCAGGCCATCCACAAGCTTTCACCTCGGGGGAAGAAGGCTTTCGTCAAATTGAACTGCGCCGCACTGTCTGAAAGCGTTCTGGAATCAGAGCTGTTTGGACACGAAAAGGGCGCCTTCACCGGGGCTATCTCCCAGCGCGCCGGCCGATTTGAATTGGCAAATGGCGGAACGCTGCTGCTTGATGAAATCGGCGAGATTTCGCCTGCTTTTCAAGCCAAGCTGTTGCGCGTCCTGCAGGAAGGCGAACTGGAGCGAGTGGGCGGCACGAGAACGCTTCAGGTCGATGTCCGGCTCATATGCGCCACCAACAAGGATCTCGAGACGGCTGTCCTAGATGGGGAGTTCAGGGCCGACCTATATTACCGCATCAATGTTGTGCCAATCATCCTTCCCCCGCTCAGAGAGCGAGCCGGCGATATTCCACGCCTTGCGAACGCCTTCCTCGACCGATTCAACAAGGAGAACCATCGCGAACTCGCCTTCGCGCCATCGGCGCTTGATCTGATCTCGCAATGCTATTTCCCCGGCAATGTCCGCGAGCTGGAAAACTGCGTGCAAAGGACGGCTACACTTGCGCGTTCAAGGACGATCACTCCATCGGATTTCGCCTGCAAGAACAGCCAATGCCTTTCGTCGCTCCTCTGGAAGGCAGGTTACCGTTCGCATGGCCGCAATGCCGTCGACGAACTCTCCCGGCGTGACACGATGCCGGTTCGGCGCATCGGTGCCCCGGAAGGCGAGGTATCGCCCGTCAAGGTCGTCTACCCGAACGATCCCGCTTGCCCTGCAATAGGCCCGCATCTGACGGAACGCGACCGCCTGACCGACGCGATGGAGAAGGCCGGCTGGGTTCAGGCCAAGGCAGCTCGTATCCTCGGGCTGACGCCGCGGCAGGTCGGCTACGCTCTGCGCCGGCATGGTATCGAGGTGAAGAAATTCTAG
- the nifB gene encoding nitrogenase cofactor biosynthesis protein NifB, giving the protein MSAPIISLEGLTSTTSFDQLLATAKSGGCASSTCGLSGKPDDIDPAVWEKIKDHPCFSEEAHHYFARMHVAVAPACNVQCNYCNRKYDCANESRPGVVSEKLTPDQALRKVIAVANEVPQLSVLGIAGPGDACYDWKRTKATFERVAREIPDIKLCISTNGLALPDHAAELADMNVDHVTITINMVDPEVGVKIYPWIFYDHRRYIGIEAARILHERQMLGLEMLTARGILTKINSVMIPGVNDEHLLEVNRWVKERGAFVHNVMPLISEPAHGTHFGLTGQRGPNAMEMKALQDRLEGGANLMRHCRQCRADAVGLLGEDRGQEFTLDSIPGEVTYDPSRREAYQEVVAHERRDHLAARSEAIGMVKAAGSGKSLLVAVATRGGGRVNEHFGHAKEFQVYEASPRGISFVGHRKAEQYCRGGRGENATLDGVIAALEGIDIVLCAKIGDCPKDQLAEAGIRAADAYGHDYIETAISAIYAAEFGVQPLAATA; this is encoded by the coding sequence ATGTCCGCACCGATAATTTCGCTTGAGGGCCTGACCAGCACGACATCCTTCGACCAGTTGCTGGCGACCGCGAAATCCGGTGGCTGCGCATCTTCAACCTGCGGCTTGTCGGGAAAGCCGGACGACATCGATCCGGCCGTCTGGGAGAAGATCAAGGATCACCCCTGCTTTTCGGAAGAAGCGCATCACTATTTCGCGCGCATGCACGTCGCGGTCGCCCCCGCTTGCAACGTCCAGTGCAACTACTGCAATCGCAAATATGACTGTGCCAACGAAAGTCGGCCTGGGGTGGTTTCGGAGAAGCTGACACCCGACCAGGCGCTACGCAAGGTGATCGCGGTCGCCAACGAGGTGCCGCAGCTTTCCGTACTCGGCATCGCCGGACCGGGCGATGCCTGTTACGACTGGAAAAGGACAAAGGCAACGTTCGAACGAGTTGCCAGGGAAATCCCCGACATCAAGCTGTGCATCTCCACCAATGGGCTGGCGCTGCCGGACCATGCCGCCGAGCTTGCCGACATGAATGTCGATCACGTGACGATCACCATCAACATGGTCGACCCTGAAGTCGGCGTAAAGATCTATCCTTGGATCTTTTACGACCATCGCCGCTACATCGGCATAGAAGCTGCCCGGATCCTGCATGAGCGGCAGATGCTGGGCCTGGAGATGCTGACCGCGCGCGGCATCCTCACCAAAATCAATTCGGTGATGATCCCCGGCGTGAACGACGAGCATCTGCTCGAGGTGAATAGATGGGTCAAGGAGCGTGGCGCGTTCGTGCACAACGTCATGCCGCTGATTTCCGAACCGGCGCACGGTACCCACTTCGGCCTGACCGGGCAGCGTGGCCCAAATGCAATGGAGATGAAGGCTCTTCAGGATCGTCTGGAAGGCGGCGCCAACTTGATGCGCCACTGCCGGCAGTGCCGGGCCGATGCCGTTGGCCTGCTCGGCGAGGATCGTGGCCAGGAATTCACGCTCGACAGCATTCCCGGCGAGGTCACCTACGATCCGAGCAGGCGCGAAGCCTATCAAGAGGTGGTCGCGCACGAGCGCCGTGATCACCTGGCGGCCAGAAGCGAGGCGATCGGAATGGTCAAGGCCGCGGGTTCCGGCAAGTCCCTTCTCGTCGCCGTGGCCACCAGGGGCGGCGGCCGTGTCAACGAACACTTCGGCCATGCGAAGGAATTCCAGGTTTATGAGGCCTCGCCGAGAGGGATCAGCTTCGTTGGGCATCGCAAGGCCGAGCAGTATTGCCGCGGCGGCCGGGGCGAAAACGCCACCCTAGACGGCGTCATCGCTGCGCTGGAAGGCATAGACATCGTGCTGTGCGCCAAGATCGGAGACTGCCCCAAGGATCAACTAGCGGAAGCTGGAATCCGAGCAGCCGACGCTTATGGCCATGACTATATCGAGACCGCAATCAGCGCGATTTACGCCGCCGAGTTTGGGGTCCAACCCCTGGCGGCGACGGCCTGA
- a CDS encoding 4Fe-4S binding protein, with protein sequence MTFKIIASQCTQCGACEFECPSVAIKFKGESYVIDPDKCTECKEAFDTQQCASVCPVPKTCVPA encoded by the coding sequence ATGACTTTCAAGATCATCGCATCCCAATGCACCCAATGCGGCGCCTGCGAGTTCGAATGTCCCTCCGTCGCGATCAAGTTCAAGGGCGAGAGCTACGTGATCGATCCGGACAAGTGCACCGAATGCAAGGAGGCCTTCGACACGCAGCAATGCGCCTCGGTATGTCCGGTGCCGAAGACCTGCGTTCCTGCCTGA
- a CDS encoding nitrogen fixation protein NifZ, producing MWLGREQEVEIRKPPRFMPGERVRATRHVKNDGTYPGREIGENLVRKGDEGYVRDIGTFLQQFFIYAVEWVDRGTIVGMRARELMSLDKVEVPCSAESPENRGAAR from the coding sequence ATGTGGCTGGGACGCGAACAGGAGGTCGAAATCCGCAAGCCTCCACGATTTATGCCGGGTGAGCGGGTCCGTGCCACACGACACGTAAAGAATGACGGCACCTATCCTGGCAGGGAGATCGGCGAAAACCTCGTGCGGAAGGGCGACGAGGGTTATGTGCGCGACATTGGCACCTTTCTCCAGCAGTTCTTCATCTATGCGGTCGAATGGGTCGATCGCGGCACGATCGTCGGCATGCGAGCGCGTGAACTTATGAGCCTCGACAAAGTCGAGGTTCCTTGCAGTGCCGAAAGCCCTGAAAATCGAGGAGCAGCAAGATGA
- the nifT gene encoding putative nitrogen fixation protein NifT — protein MKVMIRRTGAGLSAYVPKKDLEEPIVKLENEDLWGGAVTLRNGWRFVLPDLPRDTRLPITVEARKISDEV, from the coding sequence ATGAAAGTAATGATCCGCAGGACCGGTGCTGGCTTGTCGGCATATGTGCCCAAGAAGGACCTCGAAGAGCCGATCGTCAAGCTCGAGAACGAAGACTTGTGGGGCGGGGCCGTAACGCTCAGGAACGGGTGGCGGTTCGTCCTGCCCGACCTTCCACGGGATACGCGTCTGCCGATCACCGTCGAGGCCAGGAAGATCTCCGACGAGGTCTGA
- a CDS encoding SIR2 family NAD-dependent protein deacylase gives MNTILNWGHLVVVQDSFAEKLLDLMNEALAADAVIPYLGPGLLRFSCEETPVPHRPEAVAAALNTRAPAPSKIRTNMWSVAQFIEQRRHRRTLQAWMAEIFAAPAAPTVLHAWLAKLPLSLIIDSWYDGAMRAALADAGRTDVVEIQGVTRASEFGDIWTKTYDLAGSELEPGSVAKTVLYTPHGSIRPVANFLVADSDYVEVLTEIDIQTPIPDVVKERRTNRGFFFVGCRFNDQMLRTFARQIMKRSEGPRCTIMDAQTLTRNEARFLAASGITVIDMPVSEAVARFVGSGSAADGGQDQQTPLM, from the coding sequence ATGAACACCATCCTGAACTGGGGCCACCTCGTCGTCGTCCAGGACAGTTTTGCCGAAAAGCTGCTTGACCTGATGAACGAAGCGCTCGCGGCCGATGCGGTGATCCCATATCTCGGTCCGGGTCTCCTCAGGTTCAGCTGCGAGGAAACGCCTGTACCGCACCGCCCGGAAGCCGTCGCCGCGGCGCTCAACACGCGCGCGCCAGCCCCTTCCAAGATTCGCACCAATATGTGGTCGGTCGCACAGTTCATCGAACAGCGCCGGCATCGCCGGACGCTTCAAGCGTGGATGGCCGAGATATTCGCAGCGCCGGCGGCGCCGACCGTTCTCCACGCCTGGCTCGCAAAGCTGCCGCTCTCCCTCATCATCGACAGCTGGTACGACGGCGCCATGCGCGCGGCCCTCGCAGACGCCGGCCGAACGGACGTCGTCGAGATACAAGGCGTGACGCGAGCGAGCGAATTCGGTGACATTTGGACGAAAACCTATGACTTGGCCGGGAGTGAACTCGAACCCGGATCGGTGGCAAAGACGGTTCTCTATACACCTCACGGCAGCATTAGGCCGGTCGCAAATTTCCTCGTAGCAGATTCGGACTATGTTGAAGTCCTGACCGAAATCGACATCCAGACGCCGATCCCTGACGTGGTGAAGGAGCGGCGCACGAACCGTGGCTTTTTCTTCGTTGGCTGCCGCTTCAACGATCAGATGCTGCGCACCTTCGCCAGGCAGATCATGAAGCGTTCCGAAGGCCCACGTTGCACGATAATGGATGCGCAAACGCTGACCAGAAACGAAGCCCGTTTCCTTGCGGCAAGCGGAATCACAGTGATCGACATGCCCGTAAGTGAAGCCGTGGCTCGGTTTGTCGGGTCAGGCTCCGCAGCAGATGGTGGCCAGGATCAACAAACGCCTTTGATGTGA
- a CDS encoding ABC transporter ATP-binding protein: MSSDAVGTTSPISSAHVEVARLGRGLSTLLRITRMNLRHPRQVAFAFGSTIVAAILQILIPQLLGRAVDQTQIVIRGGVMGTAAEQTLWTTALLLLAVSALRGLCTMAQNYFAEAVGHHVAYELRLACYDKIQRLSFSFHDRVHSGDLITLGMLDLDGVRTYFSTALVRLLLLTMLIGIGAYTMISTDPVLGVVALSFVPFVAWRSSVTQLRLRATWLELQERLSLLSRVMEENLAGIRVVRAFSAQAYEMLKFDRASKNALDLAHDQVDVYVPNTSAMTLSFFFALGLVLLIGCNKLIAGEIRVGTLTTFLAFMTILQMPVRQVGLMVNAFARASTCGSRIFGLLDQDITIRDAPGARAIEISGGTLRFDNVSFSYSGTGNSAVLKNITFEARRGETIAIVGPPGSGKSTMAHLIPRFYDVTGGTITLDGQDIRGVTLATLRKAIVVVQQDAFLFTTTIENNIAYGDPWAKEQRIERASESAQLHNYILGLPAGYETVVGERGVSLSGGQRQRLTIARTMMLRPSIVVFDDSTAAIDAATEQRIRATIRRLAKDRVTIVIAHRLNSLMHADQILFVDNGEIVERGTHQELLAKRGRYKALYDLQLRSGDDIVIAYRGAP, from the coding sequence GTGAGCAGTGATGCTGTTGGCACGACCTCTCCCATTTCGTCCGCACATGTGGAAGTGGCCCGCTTGGGGCGGGGATTGAGTACGCTACTGCGCATTACGCGCATGAATTTGCGGCACCCGCGGCAGGTCGCCTTCGCTTTCGGATCGACGATCGTAGCGGCAATCCTCCAGATCCTCATTCCCCAGCTTCTCGGCCGGGCTGTCGACCAGACCCAGATAGTCATCCGGGGCGGTGTCATGGGGACCGCTGCAGAACAAACGCTCTGGACCACGGCTCTCCTGCTGCTCGCCGTGAGCGCGCTACGCGGCCTCTGCACGATGGCGCAGAACTATTTTGCCGAAGCCGTCGGGCATCACGTCGCGTACGAACTGCGGCTCGCTTGTTACGACAAGATCCAGCGCCTCAGCTTTTCCTTTCACGACCGGGTGCATTCAGGTGATCTGATCACCCTCGGCATGCTCGATCTCGACGGCGTGCGGACGTATTTTTCCACGGCCCTGGTTCGCTTGCTACTGCTCACCATGCTGATCGGGATCGGCGCCTACACGATGATCTCAACCGACCCGGTGCTCGGCGTAGTCGCGCTGAGTTTCGTGCCTTTCGTCGCCTGGCGATCGTCGGTCACACAGCTTAGGCTGCGCGCCACCTGGCTCGAGCTGCAGGAGCGGCTTTCGCTCCTAAGCCGCGTGATGGAGGAAAATCTCGCAGGCATCCGCGTCGTGCGCGCCTTTTCGGCACAGGCTTATGAGATGCTGAAGTTCGACCGCGCCTCGAAGAACGCGCTCGACCTCGCCCACGACCAGGTTGACGTCTACGTGCCCAACACGTCGGCGATGACCCTGTCCTTCTTTTTCGCCCTGGGGTTGGTCCTCTTGATCGGTTGCAACAAGCTCATCGCCGGCGAGATTAGGGTCGGAACCCTCACGACGTTCCTGGCCTTCATGACGATCCTACAAATGCCCGTCCGCCAGGTGGGTCTGATGGTCAATGCCTTTGCCCGCGCTTCCACTTGCGGTTCGCGTATTTTCGGTCTCCTCGACCAGGATATCACGATCAGGGATGCTCCCGGGGCCAGAGCGATCGAGATCAGTGGAGGCACTCTGCGCTTCGACAATGTCTCGTTTTCATATTCCGGCACCGGAAACAGTGCCGTTCTGAAGAATATCACCTTCGAGGCCCGTAGGGGCGAGACGATCGCAATTGTCGGTCCGCCGGGTTCGGGCAAATCGACAATGGCTCATCTGATCCCCCGCTTTTACGACGTTACCGGGGGCACCATCACGCTTGACGGGCAGGACATCCGCGGGGTCACCCTCGCGACGCTTCGCAAGGCTATCGTCGTCGTACAGCAGGATGCATTCCTTTTCACCACCACGATCGAGAACAACATCGCTTATGGCGATCCCTGGGCGAAGGAACAGCGGATTGAGCGCGCTAGCGAATCCGCCCAGTTGCACAACTACATCCTCGGCCTCCCAGCAGGCTACGAGACGGTCGTCGGCGAACGCGGCGTCTCTCTGTCTGGCGGCCAGCGCCAGCGTCTCACGATAGCTCGCACCATGATGCTGCGCCCCTCAATCGTCGTTTTCGACGACTCAACGGCCGCGATCGATGCCGCCACCGAGCAGCGCATCCGCGCGACGATACGACGTCTTGCCAAGGATAGGGTGACGATCGTCATCGCCCACCGGCTCAATTCGCTCATGCACGCCGACCAGATCCTTTTTGTCGACAATGGCGAGATCGTCGAACGCGGCACCCATCAAGAGCTTTTGGCCAAGCGAGGACGCTATAAGGCCCTTTACGATCTCCAGTTGCGCTCAGGTGATGACATCGTGATCGCATATAGAGGCGCGCCCTGA
- a CDS encoding ABC transporter ATP-binding protein, with the protein MAKGHASECETEPNNDGRRPPRAVVGSHRIEEGMFGRAFDKNIILRIWAFVRPYRAMVVISVAALLIFIGTQLLIPLIIRYAIDHAMTPAGVDRSALLTAAGAFALAILGNFGASYAQETVVGKIAVNVLFDIRRAMFGHLQRVSLSFMDKTEVGRLMSRLQGDVNSVHEFLETSIYSVGDIALLFGIVFVMLWLDFRLGLLTLSVLPALLIIRIVWLPRAREAFMAARETNSVVNGALAEAIQGVRTVQSMDRQQVNFILYDDKAHADLRAHLIAARYAQVMVPIVDGLTGLAMAVVIVAGGSMVMNGRIEVGVLVAYLFYIQRFFDPIRSLTLQYSVMQRAMASGRRLTDVLDVKIEVQDKPDARVLSPEMDGSVEFRDVTFGYDPNHPVLRNISFRVNPGETVALVGPTGSGKSSAMALVHRFYDVQRGQVLIGGHDVRDLTQESLGRQVAMVLQEPFLFTGTVFENIRYHKTEATRDKVIEAAKAVGAHDFIMSLANGYEAQLGERGGNLSLGQRQLISFARALVADSKILVLDEATANIDSYTEMLIQNALRKLLEGRTGLVIAHRLATIRGADRIIVLQNGQVIESGNHDKLMAMGGLYSKLYNLNYASFDDIAEEKLDTTALAGSRT; encoded by the coding sequence ATGGCAAAGGGGCACGCCAGTGAATGCGAGACCGAACCCAATAACGACGGTAGACGCCCCCCGCGTGCTGTCGTCGGCTCCCATCGCATCGAGGAGGGGATGTTCGGCCGGGCTTTCGACAAGAACATCATTCTGCGCATCTGGGCCTTCGTTCGTCCCTACCGCGCCATGGTGGTCATCTCGGTTGCCGCATTGCTGATCTTCATCGGCACGCAGCTTCTCATCCCGCTGATCATTCGCTACGCGATTGACCACGCCATGACTCCGGCAGGCGTTGATCGCTCCGCGCTACTTACGGCCGCCGGCGCGTTCGCTCTCGCCATTCTGGGTAATTTCGGCGCCTCCTACGCGCAGGAAACCGTGGTGGGGAAAATCGCCGTGAACGTCCTCTTCGATATCCGCCGCGCCATGTTTGGCCATCTGCAGAGGGTTTCGCTCTCCTTCATGGACAAGACCGAGGTCGGACGCCTGATGTCCCGCCTTCAAGGCGACGTCAACTCCGTCCATGAATTTCTCGAAACCTCAATCTATTCCGTAGGCGATATTGCGCTTCTGTTCGGCATCGTTTTCGTGATGCTGTGGCTCGACTTCCGCCTGGGCCTCCTGACGCTCTCGGTCTTGCCGGCTCTGTTGATCATCCGCATCGTCTGGTTGCCGCGTGCCCGCGAAGCCTTCATGGCTGCACGCGAGACCAATTCGGTCGTCAACGGCGCGCTTGCCGAAGCCATTCAAGGCGTGCGCACCGTCCAGTCCATGGACCGCCAGCAGGTGAATTTCATTCTCTATGACGACAAGGCACATGCCGACCTCAGGGCTCACCTGATCGCTGCCAGATATGCACAGGTCATGGTGCCGATCGTCGATGGCCTCACCGGCCTCGCCATGGCCGTCGTCATCGTGGCCGGCGGCTCCATGGTCATGAATGGTCGCATCGAAGTGGGCGTATTGGTCGCCTACCTATTCTACATCCAGCGCTTCTTTGACCCAATTCGCTCACTCACCCTGCAATATTCGGTCATGCAGCGCGCCATGGCCTCCGGCAGGCGCCTGACCGATGTGCTCGACGTTAAGATCGAGGTCCAGGACAAACCGGATGCTAGGGTGCTTTCGCCGGAAATGGACGGCTCGGTCGAGTTCAGGGACGTCACGTTCGGCTACGATCCCAACCATCCGGTGCTGAGAAATATCTCCTTCCGGGTCAATCCCGGCGAGACGGTCGCATTGGTCGGGCCGACCGGCTCGGGCAAATCGAGCGCGATGGCCCTCGTCCACCGCTTCTATGATGTTCAGCGGGGGCAGGTGCTCATCGGGGGGCATGATGTGCGCGATCTCACTCAGGAATCGCTCGGCCGCCAAGTCGCCATGGTGCTGCAGGAGCCGTTCCTTTTCACCGGGACGGTGTTCGAAAACATTCGCTACCATAAGACGGAAGCCACGCGCGACAAGGTCATCGAGGCCGCCAAGGCGGTCGGCGCCCACGACTTCATCATGAGCCTTGCCAACGGATATGAAGCCCAACTCGGCGAACGCGGTGGCAACCTATCTCTGGGCCAACGCCAGCTTATCAGTTTCGCCCGCGCTCTCGTTGCCGACTCCAAGATCCTGGTCCTTGACGAGGCCACCGCCAACATCGACAGCTACACGGAAATGCTGATTCAGAACGCTCTGAGGAAGCTCCTTGAAGGCCGCACTGGCCTCGTCATCGCCCACCGCCTTGCAACGATCCGCGGCGCCGACCGTATCATCGTACTTCAGAATGGGCAGGTCATTGAGAGCGGCAACCACGACAAGCTGATGGCCATGGGTGGGCTCTATTCCAAACTCTACAATCTTAACTACGCGTCCTTCGACGACATTGCCGAAGAGAAACTCGATACCACCGCACTAGCGGGGTCCCGGACCTGA
- a CDS encoding sugar O-acetyltransferase, with protein MIRSQKEKMLAGEPYSAADPEIQADLLATGAWLKRYNDTLGQTAEQGHALLSERLGEVGPGAVIRPPFYCDYGFNIRLGAHVFLNFNCVILDVVEVMIGQGTAIGPAVQIYTADHPHDPEQRQSGLQFGRPVRIGSRVWIGGGAIILPGVTIGDDAVVGAGSVVTRDVPAGATVVGSPARVQGVQSR; from the coding sequence ATGATACGCAGTCAAAAAGAGAAGATGCTCGCAGGTGAGCCGTACAGTGCGGCGGATCCGGAGATCCAAGCTGACCTGCTGGCCACCGGGGCTTGGCTGAAGCGGTACAATGACACGTTGGGCCAAACCGCCGAGCAGGGGCATGCGCTCCTGTCCGAGCGGCTAGGAGAGGTTGGGCCCGGAGCGGTCATCCGTCCGCCCTTCTATTGCGACTACGGCTTCAACATCCGCCTCGGAGCCCATGTCTTCCTCAATTTCAACTGCGTCATCCTTGACGTGGTAGAGGTGATGATTGGCCAAGGAACGGCAATTGGGCCTGCCGTGCAAATCTACACCGCAGATCATCCGCATGATCCCGAGCAGCGGCAGAGTGGGCTGCAGTTCGGGCGCCCTGTCCGCATTGGCAGCCGTGTCTGGATCGGCGGTGGGGCAATCATTCTCCCGGGCGTCACGATTGGCGATGATGCGGTCGTGGGCGCTGGCAGCGTGGTCACTCGAGATGTTCCCGCAGGGGCAACAGTCGTGGGAAGTCCGGCTCGGGTGCAAGGGGTTCAAAGTCGTTGA